TTGACCCCACCGGCGCAGTACGCGTCGTAGGTCTCGTCACGGCCCTCGTTGCGGTACTGCTGGAGGCGCGGTTCCGGGCAGGCGTGCTCGGCCGCCGTGCGGTAGAGGTGCTGCTCGACCAGGTCCGGGGACATGCCGAAGCCACCCCGGCCCTGCGGCTTGCCGTACCGGCTGACGATCAGCGCGGCGACGCCGGCGGCGTGCGGGGACGCCATCGAGGTGCCCTGGAGGTAGGTGTAGTAGCCGCACTCACCGTTGGCCTTGCACTGCTTGAAGACCGACTCCTCGAAGCCGGCGACGATGTTGCCGTCGGCGTCGACCGAGCCCTCCTCCTGAAGCACGTGCTTCGGGTACGACGAGAGGATCATGTTGGCGTCGGTGCGGTACGAGTCGGTGCCGAAGCCGTCCCGGAACCAACCACCCGGCGCGGCGACGGAGATCTGCTCGGTGCCGTAGCTGGAGAAGTCGGACTTCTTGCCGGACGGGCCGACCGACGACACGCCGATCACGTGTGGGCCCTCGGTGGGCAGGTCCCAGCAGCTGTTGTTGTCGATCGGCCGGGGGTACGGGTCGGCCCCGTAGTCCGGGCTGGTGGTGTCGGTACGGGGTGCGCCCAGGTCCTCGTTGTTGTTGCCGAGCGCGCCGACAAGTGTGACGCCCTTGTTGTGGGCGAAGACGAGCGCCCGCTTCATCGCCTTGATGATGGCCCGCTGCTCGGCCTGGTCCTCGGGCGAGTCGGCCGGGTTGGCGGTGCAGTTGTAGAGCCACGGGTCGACGTAGAACGACATGTTGACCACGTCGATCCCGGACCGGCCGGCGTAGACGAGGGCGTTGACCACCGGGTCGAGGAAGAAGTAGCCGGAGTCCTGGCCACCCTTCAGCTCGACCAGCGAAACGTTCGGGGCGACACCGGACAGGCCGAAGCCGTTGGCTGCAGCGCCGATGGTGCCGGCCACGTGGGTGCCGTGCCCGCCGTCGTCGGTGCCGACCGGGTCGAGGCAGCTCGCCACCTCGCAATCGCCGTCCACGTCGATCCGGTCGGGCGCGAAGTTGCGCGACAGCGACCAGTTGAAGTTCGGCGCGATGTCGGGGTTGCTGGCGTCGACGCCGGTGTCGAGGACGCCGACTGTCACCCGACGGTCGCCGGGCTCGATCTTGCGGGCCTTGTCGGCCCGGATCATTTCCAGGCCCCAGAGCTTCTCGTCGAGCGGGTCCAGCTTGGCACCCTTCTTCGCTGCCGCACCGGCAGCGCGCGCAGTGCCGGCAGCAGTCAGGTGCTCCTGCTCGACCCGGTCCAGCTTCGGCTTGCGGCCGATGGCCTTCTGCTCGGCGGCGCCGATCAGGCTCGGGGCTGCCGTCGCCCTGGCCGCGAAGTCGGCCCGATCACTGGTGACCTGAAACATGCCGACCTCGTCGGACCGGGACACCACAGTGCCGCCGGCTGCCTGGATGGCGGCGACGGCCGTGTCGGCGGCGAAGCCGTCCTCGGCGACGAC
The DNA window shown above is from Micromonospora lupini and carries:
- a CDS encoding S8 family serine peptidase, which produces MSKRFTAGAVATAAALALTAAGLGVPASAAPSTSRTFTVVAEDGFAADTAVAAIQAAGGTVVSRSDEVGMFQVTSDRADFAARATAAPSLIGAAEQKAIGRKPKLDRVEQEHLTAAGTARAAGAAAKKGAKLDPLDEKLWGLEMIRADKARKIEPGDRRVTVGVLDTGVDASNPDIAPNFNWSLSRNFAPDRIDVDGDCEVASCLDPVGTDDGGHGTHVAGTIGAAANGFGLSGVAPNVSLVELKGGQDSGYFFLDPVVNALVYAGRSGIDVVNMSFYVDPWLYNCTANPADSPEDQAEQRAIIKAMKRALVFAHNKGVTLVGALGNNNEDLGAPRTDTTSPDYGADPYPRPIDNNSCWDLPTEGPHVIGVSSVGPSGKKSDFSSYGTEQISVAAPGGWFRDGFGTDSYRTDANMILSSYPKHVLQEEGSVDADGNIVAGFEESVFKQCKANGECGYYTYLQGTSMASPHAAGVAALIVSRYGKPQGRGGFGMSPDLVEQHLYRTAAEHACPEPRLQQYRNEGRDETYDAYCAGGVNFNGFYGYGIVDAYAAVKTPLKPNARP